A stretch of Exiguobacterium sp. BMC-KP DNA encodes these proteins:
- a CDS encoding DUF6612 family protein has translation MKKTRWVAAGIVAASIGLAGCQDGQTDTGSGSGSGSTKSGELSNTELLNKATAAQKDIKSFHMEGTVNSKAGEMTMDQKVSADIIQKPLAMHQTMTMKNPQDGKDMSIESYIVDDKMYLSQNGQWLVQDVSELGDMVEAMESSASTDQNLKLLKKYKDNWTAKKEGDVYQIDVKLKGDDLKAFMKDSLEQTGQMAQMKDAMDSIDYKKMNYTMTYDAKTFYPKSLDMDMVFAVEKDTDFTMKNQSTFSKFNEINEIKLPAETKDAQPLTGAAQ, from the coding sequence ATGAAGAAAACAAGGTGGGTAGCAGCCGGAATCGTCGCAGCATCGATTGGGCTTGCTGGATGTCAAGATGGACAGACAGATACAGGTAGTGGCAGTGGGTCTGGTTCGACGAAGTCGGGGGAACTCTCGAATACGGAATTACTGAATAAAGCGACAGCCGCTCAAAAAGATATTAAATCGTTCCACATGGAAGGGACAGTCAACTCAAAAGCAGGTGAGATGACAATGGATCAAAAGGTATCAGCTGATATCATTCAAAAACCGCTTGCGATGCACCAGACGATGACGATGAAAAATCCACAGGACGGTAAAGACATGTCGATTGAGAGCTATATCGTCGACGATAAGATGTATTTATCGCAAAACGGACAATGGCTCGTTCAAGATGTCTCGGAACTAGGCGATATGGTCGAAGCAATGGAGTCATCGGCATCGACGGATCAAAATCTCAAGCTGTTGAAAAAGTACAAAGACAACTGGACAGCGAAAAAAGAGGGTGACGTCTATCAAATCGACGTCAAACTAAAGGGTGACGACCTCAAAGCCTTTATGAAGGATTCGCTAGAGCAAACAGGACAAATGGCGCAAATGAAAGACGCCATGGACAGCATTGATTATAAGAAAATGAACTATACGATGACGTATGATGCGAAGACATTCTATCCGAAATCACTCGATATGGATATGGTCTTCGCAGTTGAAAAAGATACGGACTTCACGATGAAAAATCAATCAACATTCTCGAAATTCAATGAAATCAACGAAATCAAACTCCCTGCAGAGACAAAAGATGCGCAACCACTCACAGGTGCTGCACAATAA
- the ribH gene encoding 6,7-dimethyl-8-ribityllumazine synthase, which produces MIYEGFLTGEGLRVAIVAARFNELITSKLVGGANDAFRRHGVAADAVDTAWVPGAFEIPLVAEKLAKSGKYDAVITLGAVIRGATSHYDYVCNEVAKGVASASRDTGVPIIFGVLTTDSIEQAVERAGTKAGNKGYEAAVSAIEMANLLRTI; this is translated from the coding sequence ATGATTTACGAAGGTTTCTTAACAGGAGAAGGACTACGCGTCGCGATCGTCGCTGCACGTTTTAACGAATTGATTACATCAAAACTCGTCGGAGGAGCAAACGACGCGTTCCGTCGTCACGGTGTTGCAGCAGATGCTGTCGATACAGCATGGGTTCCTGGAGCATTCGAAATTCCACTCGTTGCAGAAAAGTTAGCGAAAAGCGGTAAATATGATGCTGTCATCACGCTTGGTGCCGTCATCCGTGGGGCGACGTCGCATTATGACTATGTCTGTAATGAAGTCGCAAAAGGTGTCGCGAGTGCGTCACGCGACACCGGCGTTCCCATCATCTTCGGTGTTCTGACAACAGATTCGATCGAGCAAGCGGTTGAACGTGCCGGTACGAAAGCTGGGAATAAAGGTTACGAAGCAGCAGTTTCAGCAATCGAGATGGCAAATCTTTTACGGACGATCTAA